GTTTTAATGGTCTTTGAGAAATAAAAGTAGCAAGTGAGTTATCAACTGCAAAAAGGGCATTATTTTCTTTTGCTAAGGCTCCTACTTTTTTTAAATCAATGATTTTTAATCCTGGGTTTGTAGGACTTTCACATAAAACTAAATCAATCGGATTATTTTTTAAAATATCTTCAATTTTATCAAATTCTAAAAAGTCTGCAAAATGAACTGTAACATTATATTTTTCTTTAAAGATCTTAAGTAATCTAAATGTTCCACCATAACAATCAGCTTCAACTAAAATATGTGAATTTGCTTTTAAAACTGTTTCAAAAAGTAGCGCAACAGAAGCAATTCCTGTGTGCGTACAAACACAACCAGCTCCGCCTTCAACTTCTGTGAAAAGATTTTCTAGCATTTCTCTTGTAGGATTATCACTTCTTGTATAGTCATATATCTTATCGCCATCTTGTTTTTTTAAATCAAATGTTCCTGTATTGTATATTGGAAAATGAGAAGCTCCTGTTTGTTCAGCAAAAGGTGCAAACTTTGCAATGTGGCTTAGTGATGTTTCTACATGTTTTTTCATAAAGTGTCCTAATAGTTATTATAATTTGACGTGATTATATCTAAGTTTTTCTTTGAGTTTAAGTGAATAAATGTGTAGTAATTTGATTGTGATTATATTTATCTTAGGATGTAATCATTTAATAAACAATTACTTTTCTTTTATGACATTTTAAATATGAAACTTTAATAAAAACTTTTATATACTGATAATAAATAATAGCAAGAAAGATTTAATATTAGGAAAATAATATGAAAATAACAAATGATGAAAGAATAATTCTAAATATAATTAAATTCTCTCCCATAATCCTTGTTATTATTGTATCTCTTTTTATATCTAATATATATTTAAATAAAATGGAAGAAGATTTTACAAAAGAAGTAGAATTAACAAAAGAAAAATATCTAATTCAAAATAAAGAAAGAATAAAAAATAAGATAGTAAACATACATAATTTAATTGTATATGAAAAAGAAAAATCAGAACAAATATTAAAACAACAGATAAAAGATAGAGTTTATGAAGCCCATACTATAGCAACAAATATATATATGGAAGCAAAAAACTATGCTAGTAAAGAAGAGATATTTTTAACTATAAAAAATGTCTTAGGTAATATCTCTTATAACAATGGAAGAGGATACTTTTTTATTGATGATGTAAAAGGAACAAGCCTTTTACAACCTCTAAATAAAAAGTTAGAGAATCAAAATAAACTAGAATTTAAAGATGCAAATGGCTACCAATTTGTAAAAACTATTGTTCAAACTATCAAAGAAAAAAGTGAAAAATATGATACTTATCATTGGTATAAACCTAATGATAATAAAAACACTTATAAAAAAATCAGTTTTTATAAATATTTTGAACCGCTAAATGTTGCTATTGGAACAGGTGAGTATATTGATGATTTTGAAAGTGATTTACAAAAAGAGTTATTATTAAAAATTAAAAAAACTAAAAGTGAAGATAGCTCTTATATATTTATATTTGATGATAAAGGAATGGTCCTTTCTCATTATAAAGATTCCTTAGTTGGAACTAATCGATATAATATAAAAAATCCTCTAGGTAAATATGTAATAAAAGATATAATTAACTTTGCCAAGGAAAACAAAAAAGGTTTTATGTCTTATAGTACAGGAGTAAATCCAGAAAATTTAAAGAATAGAGATAAAATCTCGTATATAAAGCTTGTCGATAATTGGGAGTGGATTATTGGGACAGGATTCTTTTTAGAAAAGTTTGAGAAAGAAATTGAGCAAAAAACACAAGATCTACTAGAATCTAAGCAAAAATCAATTAATAAAATAATTATACTTACTACATTTATAACATTAGTATTCATCTTGTTGTCTTTTTATATATCTAATAAAATTTCAAAAAAATTTATAACATATAAAAATAGAATTGAAGATGAAATTAAGAAAACCATAGAAAAAGAAAGATTATTAATACAACAATCTAAAATGGCAGCAATGGGAGAAATGTTAGGAAACATTGCTCATCAATGGAGACAGCCCTTATCAACTATTACAACAGCAGCAACAGGTTCTAAGTTTCAAAAAGAGATGGGCCTTTTTAATGATAATGATTTTATTCATACAATGGATACTATTAATAACTCAGCACAATATCTTTCTCAAACAATTGAAGATTTTAGGAGCTTCCTTGACCCAAGAAATAGTAAAGAAGAAGATTTCTTTATCTCTCATACAATTAATAAAACATTGAATCTTATAAATGCTCAGTTTTCAGCAAAAGAGATTGAAATAATTCAGAATATCAAGGATGTTACTATTTTATCTTTTGAAAATGAAATTATTCAAGTATTAGCGAATATTTTAAATAATTCAAAAGATGTTTTAGTAGAAACTAATTCTCAAAAAAGATTTATTTTTATAAATACATACAAGAAGGAAAATACTTTAATTATTGAAATACTTGATAATGGTGGTGGAATTGCAGATAATATTATAGATAGAATATTTGAACCATATTTTACAACAAAACATCAGTCACAAGGTACAGGTATTGGATTATACATGAGTGATGAGATTATCCGAACACATTTAAATGGAACACTAATTGCAAGTAATGAAAAATATGAGTATAAAGGTGTTCAATATAAAGGTGCAAAATTCACAGTTTCATTACCAACTGATAATATTTGAAAAGGGTTTGATTAAATAATATATTCTACTCCCTATTAAAATCTCACTACACAAACAATAAACGAACTCTTTACGCAAGATACACATAAAAAATCTATAATACACTTATCAAACAAACGAAAATAAAAAATTAATATTTAAAAGGATTTACAATGAAAAAATTATCAACAACTATTATAGGATTAAGTTTATTAGCAGGAAGTGCATTATCAGCACAAGATACATTTGCAAGTTTTTACCCAGTTGAGAACGATGACACTCCAAGTTATCTTTCTTCAGTTCAAGATGATTCAAAAGCTTATCAAACTTTAGGAGTAGCAACTAGTGATAACAAAGTATTTGCATCATTTTATCCACTAGAAAATAGTGATACACCAGATTATTTAAGTTTTAACAATACACAAACATCAGCAGCAAGTACTAATATTTTAGCAGCATCTGCTATTAGTCATTGTACACTAGCTTCTTTTTATCCAGAAGAAGATACTGATACTAGACTTCATACTTCTTGTTAATATTTTAACAAGAAACCCCTCTCCTTAATTTAAGAAGCTAGCAATTTATTTTGCTAGCTTTTTTTCTTTTTTTCAAGAGTATCAAAAGTATATTTTATATCCATATCAAGTTCTATATTATTTTTTAACCAATTTATATATTCTATATCATTGTTATAAATATCACTTATTTTTTTGCCCTTATATTTACCATATTTGAAATTCTTTTGTAATATTGGTGTTTTAGTAAACTCTAGCATTTTCTCTATAGCATTCTCATTTGGGAATTTTTCTTTTGTTAGTATTTGAAGCTTTGAAAATAATAGTTTTGTAACTAATACATCACCAATTGCTGTATGCTCTTTCATAACAACACCATATTTTAATGCTTCTTTTTCTTCCTCTTCATATAATTTAAGTGAATATCTAAGATATGGAAGTGCTATAGATTTACCCTCTACTAAAAGATGCTTAGCAACTCTTAACGTATCAATAATTCTAAACTTATTTACAAAACCTTCTTTTTCTAACATTCCTAAATCAAATGGCATATTATGAGCTATTAAATAGTTTTGTTCATTATTTAATTCAAGTAATCTTTTATAAAATTTTGTTTGAGTAAATTTGCATTTGTCTTTTATCATCTCTTGTGAGATTTTATGGATTAAAGTAGCTTCCATTTTTATAGGAACATCAGTACTACAAAGTTCATCTAAGATTTGGACATCATTATCATCAATAATCATTGCTCCAACTTCTATGATTCTATCTTCTTCATAAAAGCCAGTAGTTTCAGTATCAAATATTATAAATTTCGACATATTACTACTCCTTAAATATTAACTTTGTGTAAGTCCTTTTATATTATACATCTAAATCTCTTCTAAAAGTAAATAGTCTTTCATTTTATAAACTTTTGAAGCGATTCTCTCACAGTCATGTTTATCATGTGTAACCATTATTGTATGAAGTTTATGCTCTTGTGTGATATTTTTTACTAAATCTAGCATTATGATTTTTGTTTGCTCATCTAAACCTGAAAAAGGCTCATCAAGTAATAGTATGGGTTTATTTCTAAGAAGAACTCGTGCAAGTGCAACACGTTGTTGTTGACCTCCTGAAAGTTGTGATGATAAAGTATTTTCAAACTCTTCAAGTCCTACATCTTTTAAAATATTTCTTACTCTTTTTTCATCATTTAAATTTGTTTTTCCTAAACCTAATAAGATATTTTTCTTTACATTCAAATGCTCAAAAAGATTATGATTTTGAAATAAAATACTAATAGGTCTTTTCTCAACACCTAAAGCTAATAACTCTTTTTGATTTAGTGTTATACTTCCATCAAGTGCTTCAATAAATCCAGCAATTAAATCTAAAAGCGTTGATTTACCACTTCCACTTTCCCCTAAAATTGCTACAATTTCTTGCTCTTTAACTTCTAAATTATAAGTATAGTTTTCTTTTGAGTTTGAATTTTCGTAACTATATTGCAAGTTTTTAATTTTAAGCATTTTTACTCCTAAATATTCTTGGTATAAAAATAAATACAAAAAGTACAAGTACTAAAAGTATTAGCGCAACTCCTGCTGCGTCATTTGTATTGTATGAGCCCATAAGTTGATAAAGATACCAAGGTAAGGTTATAAATTCATCAGAGCCAAATAGCGCAATAATCCCTAAATCTCCTAGAGAAAAGCAAAAAGACA
This sequence is a window from Poseidonibacter parvus. Protein-coding genes within it:
- a CDS encoding cache domain-containing protein, encoding MKITNDERIILNIIKFSPIILVIIVSLFISNIYLNKMEEDFTKEVELTKEKYLIQNKERIKNKIVNIHNLIVYEKEKSEQILKQQIKDRVYEAHTIATNIYMEAKNYASKEEIFLTIKNVLGNISYNNGRGYFFIDDVKGTSLLQPLNKKLENQNKLEFKDANGYQFVKTIVQTIKEKSEKYDTYHWYKPNDNKNTYKKISFYKYFEPLNVAIGTGEYIDDFESDLQKELLLKIKKTKSEDSSYIFIFDDKGMVLSHYKDSLVGTNRYNIKNPLGKYVIKDIINFAKENKKGFMSYSTGVNPENLKNRDKISYIKLVDNWEWIIGTGFFLEKFEKEIEQKTQDLLESKQKSINKIIILTTFITLVFILLSFYISNKISKKFITYKNRIEDEIKKTIEKERLLIQQSKMAAMGEMLGNIAHQWRQPLSTITTAATGSKFQKEMGLFNDNDFIHTMDTINNSAQYLSQTIEDFRSFLDPRNSKEEDFFISHTINKTLNLINAQFSAKEIEIIQNIKDVTILSFENEIIQVLANILNNSKDVLVETNSQKRFIFINTYKKENTLIIEILDNGGGIADNIIDRIFEPYFTTKHQSQGTGIGLYMSDEIIRTHLNGTLIASNEKYEYKGVQYKGAKFTVSLPTDNI
- a CDS encoding 3'-5' exonuclease codes for the protein MSKFIIFDTETTGFYEEDRIIEVGAMIIDDNDVQILDELCSTDVPIKMEATLIHKISQEMIKDKCKFTQTKFYKRLLELNNEQNYLIAHNMPFDLGMLEKEGFVNKFRIIDTLRVAKHLLVEGKSIALPYLRYSLKLYEEEEKEALKYGVVMKEHTAIGDVLVTKLLFSKLQILTKEKFPNENAIEKMLEFTKTPILQKNFKYGKYKGKKISDIYNNDIEYINWLKNNIELDMDIKYTFDTLEKKKKS
- a CDS encoding ATP-binding cassette domain-containing protein; amino-acid sequence: MLKIKNLQYSYENSNSKENYTYNLEVKEQEIVAILGESGSGKSTLLDLIAGFIEALDGSITLNQKELLALGVEKRPISILFQNHNLFEHLNVKKNILLGLGKTNLNDEKRVRNILKDVGLEEFENTLSSQLSGGQQQRVALARVLLRNKPILLLDEPFSGLDEQTKIIMLDLVKNITQEHKLHTIMVTHDKHDCERIASKVYKMKDYLLLEEI